The Amblyomma americanum isolate KBUSLIRL-KWMA chromosome 6, ASM5285725v1, whole genome shotgun sequence genome has a window encoding:
- the LOC144095287 gene encoding short transient receptor potential channel 4-like, whose product MPPKPQKRLMHAVAGVMETEDEVHIVASSTSLNQQDGVEPAALPELDTDELHYFELVESGKISDLAAFFTNHPKLKKDCLNCQGYTVLHVAARNKNLPMVRTLVQSGVRLKDVLLHAVETGDLALTRFFVEELGKSDRQCETRGYSSSPTYTSDVSPVILAAQLGHWAIIRFFVKRGCTVEPPHKASCLCKTCLKVMSLEGVNVSTRNLNTYKAICNPHYMLQVSGDPFLDSFIYVQSMRETADGQEEFRMAYSEEVAKLRTFICRLLDQCRTVDETRVLLERRAGLEGSVGHLAFPRVILALQYNEREFVTHSYVQQVLRLEWEGEFQAWNRLPFHVKIFHFVVRFFTLPVIAVWVKLKPESTTAKHWSSPVSKYMNHFAARILFVFFVYLQITLDKSRTTRGAPSTGVEWFIVIWVMGYAFEEVIHCVSIGPSRYFRNLWHWYDIVMLSVFFLTFIFWIVAWVEMLGDPSEGSVPPRKDWPSTDSTLIHEALFAVSSVLSVFKLMFFFQESAKLGPLQVSISSMMVEIARFLFICVCIMLAFAFGLTRMYEPYLGMKRKDPDGDEVKQNPAFTTFTNSMKTLFHRMLGVASEDQADVVVANADDGSINEHKFTEFVGSTMYSFYQVLMLVAMLNSLIAIVTGTFQKVVDNAEVHWKFYRTRLWMHYINEALIVPSPFIYFQIPLLIVEATKKKNFWPQRPQPTLSYSDVINKVVQRYLCQEGVILYD is encoded by the coding sequence ATGCCTCCCAAACCACAGAAAAGGCTTATGCACGCCGTCGCAGGCGTCATGGAGACCGAAGACGAAGTTCATATTGTCGCCTCTTCTACGTCCCTCAATCAGCAGGACGGAGTGGAACCAGCCGCGCTTCCGGAACTAGATACCGACGAGTTGCACTACTTCGAGCTGGTCGAGTCCGGAAAGATAAGTGATCTGGCAGCATTCTTCACGAATCATCCTAAACTGAAGAAGGACTGCCTGAACTGTCAAGGATACACTGTCCTGCACGTCGCGGCACGGAACAAGAACCTACCAATGGTGAGGACCTTGGTTCAGAGCGGCGTCCGCCTCAAGGACGTGCTTTTGCACGCGGTCGAGACCGGAGACTTGGCATTGACCCGGTTCTTCGTCGAAGAGCTGGGCAAGAGTGATCGCCAGTGCGAGACGCGCGGATACTCGTCCAGCCCCACCTACACCTCCGATGTGTCGCCCGTCATTTTGGCAGCGCAGTTGGGGCACTGGGCAATCATACGCTTCTTCGTGAAGCGAGGCTGCACGGTTGAGCCACCGCACAAGGCTTCTTGCCtctgcaagacctgcctcaaggTAATGAGCCTAGAAGGGGTCAACGTGTCCACTCGAAACCTGAACACCTACAAGGCCATCTGCAATCCGCACTACATGCTCCAGGTGTCAGGAGACCCTTTCCTTGATTCTTTCATCTACGTGCAGAGCATGAGGGAGACGGCGGATGGCCAAGAAGAGTTCCGCATGGCGTACAGCGAAGAAGTGGCCAAGCTTCGTACGTTCATCTGCCGGCTACTCGACCAGTGTCGCACGGTGGacgagacgcgcgtgctcttggaACGAAGGGCCGGTCTTGAGGGCTCGGTGGGGCACCTGGCTTTTCCTCGCGTCATCCTGGCCCTACAATACAACGAGCGCGAATTCGTTACCCACAGCTACGTCCAGCAAGTGTTGCGGCTCGAATGGGAAGGAGAGTTTCAGGCTTGGAATCGGCTTCCGTTCCATGTCAAGATCTTCCACTTCGTCGTGAGGTTCTTCACCTTGCCTGTCATAGCGGTGTGGGTCAAGTTAAAACCAGAGTCTACCACGGCCAAACACTGGTCTAGCCCCGTGAGCAAGTACATGAACCACTTCGCGGCAAGGATTCTCTTCGTGTTCTTTGTGTACCTTCAAATCACGCTCGACAAATCAAGAACGACCAGGGGAGCTCCCAGCACTGGCGTCGAGTGGTTCATCGTCATCTGGGTAATGGGCTACGCGTTCGAAGAAGTCATACACTGCGTCTCCATCGGCCCGTCACGCTACTTCAGGAACCTGTGGCACTGGTACGACATAGTCATGCTCAGCGTATTCTTTCTCACCTTCATCTTCTGGATAGTGGCCTGGGTGGAGATGCTCGGAGACCCCAGCGAAGGCAGCGTGCCGCCCAGGAAAGACTGGCCCAGCACGGACAGCACGCTGATACACGAGGCGCTCTTCGCAGTCTCCTCCGTACTCAGCGTCTTCAAGCTCATGTTCTTTTTCCAGGAGAGCGCCAAGCTTGGTCCGCTGCAGGTGTCCATCTCGTCGATGATGGTCGAGATCGCTCGCTTCCTCTTCATCTGCGTCTGCATCATGCTGGCGTTCGCGTTCGGCCTGACGCGTATGTACGAGCCCTACCTCGGAATGAAGCGGAAAGACCCGGACGGTGACGAAGTGAAGCAGAACCCGGCTTTCACTACATTCACAAATTCCATGAAGACGTTGTTCCACCGAATGCTGGGAGTGGCGTCCGAAGACCAGGCGGACGTTGTGGTGGCGAACGCCGACGACGGGTCCATCAACGAGCACAAGTTCACGGAATTCGTGGGCTCCACGATGTACTCCTTCTACCAGGTGCTCATGCTCGTCGCCATGCTCAACTCGCTCATCGCCATCGTCACGGGGACCTTCCAGAAAGTCGTCGACAACGCCGAAGTCCACTGGAAGTTCTACAGGACGCGGCTGTGGATGCACTACATTAACGAGGCACTCATCGTTCCCAGCCCGTTCATCTACTTTCAGATACCACTTCTGATCGTTGAGGCGACGAAAAAGAAGAACTTTTGGCCGCAGAGGCCCCAGCCGACGTTGTCGTACTCGGACGTCATCAACAAAGTGGTCCAAAGGTACCTTTGCCAAGAGGGCGTAATACTTTACGACTGA